From a single Populus nigra chromosome 18, ddPopNigr1.1, whole genome shotgun sequence genomic region:
- the LOC133678787 gene encoding probable serine/threonine-protein kinase SIS8 isoform X1: protein MKNFLKKLHIMPNQSQDAEGSNSSRGHKSSNESSSDNKFLHSRLQENKPFSGLSNWLSSVANRKSPSPPSSNVTRGERVEQPESISSSGFDVSEGARRDSVSSTSRDPDVEEEFQIQLALELSAREDPEAVQIEAVKQISLGSCAPEHTLAELIAYRFMRASQNYNALSYDDKVLDGFYDLYGIMTESTSDKMPSLVDLQATPVSGGVTWEAVLVNRAADANLLKLEKKALEIAVKSRSESQVFIGVRRLAVLVSDYMGGSVGDPSNLSRAWRSLSYSLRATLGSMVLPLGSLTIGLPRHRALMFKVLADSVGIPCRLVKGHLYTGSDDVAMNFVKIDDGREYIVDLTADPGTLIPSDAAGSHIEYDDSFFSSSPFSRDIDSYRIASSSSGHTSSFEEHSELGTLEKRFRSRNIAALGNQSDVRGDSHEGASLTKPSKGEEESTISLNDFGKISIAEKVPVQELPGRPIYPSSHARSPSWTEGVSSPSVRRMKVKDVSQYMIDAAKENPQLAQKLHDVLLESGVVAPPNLFTEIYAEQLNASTAEATSPTEDKDGHKKRTEIRYVKDQDELVPARFFPLLPPNELPYKSSSPGNQPEQSKPVEGLGVKHPFDTKEITGLPISLQSEVTPVKYVKKVPVAAAAAAAAAVVASSMVVAAAKSSTDSNLELPVAAAATATAAAVMATTAAVNKQYEQGARSDGDADSAGYEPHGSGDKGSGGRGSGGRGSGGRGSGGREHKALVVNSEGERISDRLAVNDRSKSDAGLDDVAECEIPWEEITLGERIGLGSYGEVYRGDWHGTEVAVKRFLDQDITGESLAEFRSEVRIMKRVRHPNVVLFMGAVTRAPNLSIVTEFIPRGSLYRLLHRPNNQLDDRRRLRMALDAARGMNYLHSCTPMIVHRDLKSPNLLVDKNWVVKVCDFGLSRIKNSTFLSSRSTAGTAEWMAPEVLRNEPSDEKCDVYSFGVILWELSTLQQPWGGMNPMQVVGAVGFQHRSLDIPNDMDPAIADIIRKCWQTDPRLRPTFAEIMAALKLLQKPITGPQVPRPNSALRSGH, encoded by the exons ATGAAGAACTTTCTTAAGAAGCTTCATATCATGCCCAATCAATCACAGGATGCAGAGGGGTCGAATTCTTCAAGAGGCCATAAGTCCAGTAATGAATCATCCTCTGATAATAAGTTTCTGCATTCTAGGTTGCAGGAGAATAAGCCCTTTTCGGGTCTTTCAAATTGGTTAAGTTCAGTTGCTAATAGGAAAAGTCCTAGCCCACCATCTTCAAATGTGACTAGAGGAGAGAGGGTGGAGCAACCGGAGTCGATTAGTAGTAGTGGTTTTGATGTTTCAGAAGGTGCAAGGCGTGATTCAGTGTCTTCCACCTCCAGGGATCCTGATGTTGAGGAGGAGTTTCAGATACAGCTTGCTTTGGAGTTGAGTGCAAGAGAGGATCCTGAGGCAGTCCAGATTGAGGCTGTTAAGCAAATAAGCTTGGGCTCTTGTGCACCTGAGCATACTCTTGCCGAACTCATTGCTTATCG ATTTATGCGTGCTTCACAGAATTACAATGCTCTTAGCTATGATGACAAGGTCTTGGATGGTTTTTATGATCTCTATGGTATCATGACCGAGTCCACATCAGACAAGATGCCTTCTCTTGTTGATTTGCAAGCAACACCAGTCTCAGGTGGTGTCACCTGGGAAGCAGTGCTGGTCAATAGGGCCGCTGACGCTAAtttgttgaaacttgaaaagaaGGCACTAGAGATTGCTGTCAAGTCAAGGTCAGAATCTCAAGTTTTCATAGGCGTGCGGAGGCTTGCTGTTTTAGTTTCTGATTACATGGGTGGATCAGTTGGGGATCCCAGCAACTTGTCAAGAGCATGGCGGAGTCTTAGCTACAGTTTGAGAGCAACCCTTGGTAGCATGGTTTTGCCACTTGGTTCTCTTACAATTGGCTTGCCTCGTCATCGTGCATTGATGTTCAAG GTTTTGGCTGATAGTGTTGGTATACCATGTCGGTTGGTAAAAGGGCATCTGTACACCGGTTCTGATGATGTGGCTATGAACTTTGTAAAGATTGATGATGGAAG GGAATACATTGTTGATCTAACTGCGGATCCTGGCACACTTATTCCTTCTGATGCAGCTGGATCACATATAGAATATGATGATTCATTCTTTTCTTCCAGTCCTTTTTCTAGAGACATTGACTCTTATCGTATAGCTTCTTCTAGTAGTGGACACACAAGTTCATTTGAAGAACATTCAGAATTAGGGACATTGGAAAAGAGATTCAGATCGAGAAATATTGCTGCTTTAGGGAACCAATCTGATGTTAGAGGTGACTCTCATGAGGGTGCTAGTTTAACTAAGCCGAGCAAAGGTGAAGAAGAATCTACAATTTCCTTGAATGATTTTGGAAAAATTTCCATTGCTGAGAAGGTGCCAGTGCAGGAACTTCCTGGCAGACCTATTTACCCTTCTTCACATGCACGCTCTCCTTCTTGGACTGAAGGTGTTAGTTCTCCTTCCGTGCGTAGAATGAAAGTGAAAGATGTTTCACAATATATGATAGATGCTGCAAAAGAGAATCCACAGTTAGCCCAGAAACTTCATGATGTGTTACTTGAAAGTGGTGTTGTTGCGCCTCCTAATTTGTTTACTGAGATTTATGCTGAACAGTTAAATGCGTCTACTGCTGAGGCCACGTCCCCAACAGAAGACAAGGATGGTCACAAAAAGAGGACTGAAATCCGATATGTGAAGGATCAAGATGAACTTGTTCCTGCTCGATTTTTTCCTCTACTGCCTCCTAATGAACTGCCATATAAATCCAGTTCACCTGGTAATCAACCTGAGCAATCTAAACCTGTGGAAGGTTTAGGTGTCAAACATCCTTTTGATACAAAGGAGATCACTGGACTACCCATATCATTGCAGTCTGAAGTTACTCCTGTGAAATATGTAAAAAAGGTTCCTGtagctgcagcagcagcagctgctgctgctgttgttgcatCTTCTATGGTTGTTGCTGCAGCAAAGTCAAGTACTGACTCAAACCTTGAACTACCTGTAGCAGCTGCTGCCACTGCCACTGCTGCAGCAGTGATGGCAACCACTGCAGCTGTCAACAAGCAATATGAGCAGGGTGCACGAAGTGATGGAGATGCAGATAGTGCTGGTTATGAGCCACACGGAAGTGGGGACAAGGGAAGTGGGGGCCGTGGCAGTGGGGGCCGTGGCAGTGGAGGCCGTGGCAGTGGCGGCCGAGAACACAAAGCTTTAGTTGTCAATTCAGAAGGTGAGAGAATATCCGACAGATTGGCTGTCAATGATCGCTCAAAATCTGATGCTGGACTGGATGATGTTGCAGAGTGTGAGATTCCATGGGAGGAAATTACCTTGGGTGAACGAATTGGACTTG GATCATATGGAGAGGTATATCGTGGAGACTGGCATGGAACT GAAGTTGCTGTGAAGAGGTTCCTAGACCAAGATATTACGGGTGAATCTCTTGCAGAATTCAGAAGTGAG GTTCGAATCATGAAGAGAGTCAGGCATCCCAATGTGGTTCTCTTCATGGGAGCAGTAACTCGTGCCCCTAATCTTTCAATTGTTACAGAGTTTATTCCTAG AGGTAGTTTGTATAGATTACTTCACCGGCCTAACAATCAATTGGATGATCGTAGGCGTTTGAGGATGGCTCTTGATGCT GCTCGAGGAATGAATTATTTACACAGCTGCACCCCAATGATAGTACACCGTGATTTGAAGTCCCCAAATCTTCTGGTTGATAAAAACTGGGTAGTGAAG GTATGTGATTTTGGGTTATCGAGGATAAAGAACAGCACATTTCTATCTTCAAGATCAACAGCAGGAACG GCAGAGTGGATGGCCCCAGAAGTGCTAAGAAATGAACCTTCAGATGAAAA GTGCGATGTTTATAGTTTTGGTGTTATTTTATGGGAGCTCTCTACTTTGCAACAACCATGGGGTGGAATGAACCCAATGCAAGTTGTTGGTGCGGTTGGATTTCAACATCGCAGTCTTGACATTCCAAATGATATGGATCCTGCAATTGCTGATATAATTAGGAAGTGCTGGCAGAC AGATCCAAGATTGAGGCCAACATTTGCAGAAATCATGGCTGCGCTGAAGCTATTGCAGAAGCCTATAACTGGTCCACAAGTGCCTAGACCAAATTCAGCGTTGAGAAGTGGGCATTAG
- the LOC133678787 gene encoding probable serine/threonine-protein kinase SIS8 isoform X6, which produces MTESTSDKMPSLVDLQATPVSGGVTWEAVLVNRAADANLLKLEKKALEIAVKSRSESQVFIGVRRLAVLVSDYMGGSVGDPSNLSRAWRSLSYSLRATLGSMVLPLGSLTIGLPRHRALMFKVLADSVGIPCRLVKGHLYTGSDDVAMNFVKIDDGREYIVDLTADPGTLIPSDAAGSHIEYDDSFFSSSPFSRDIDSYRIASSSSGHTSSFEEHSELGTLEKRFRSRNIAALGNQSDVRGDSHEGASLTKPSKGEEESTISLNDFGKISIAEKVPVQELPGRPIYPSSHARSPSWTEGVSSPSVRRMKVKDVSQYMIDAAKENPQLAQKLHDVLLESGVVAPPNLFTEIYAEQLNASTAEATSPTEDKDGHKKRTEIRYVKDQDELVPARFFPLLPPNELPYKSSSPGNQPEQSKPVEGLGVKHPFDTKEITGLPISLQSEVTPVKYVKKVPVAAAAAAAAAVVASSMVVAAAKSSTDSNLELPVAAAATATAAAVMATTAAVNKQYEQGARSDGDADSAGYEPHGSGDKGSGGRGSGGRGSGGRGSGGREHKALVVNSEGERISDRLAVNDRSKSDAGLDDVAECEIPWEEITLGERIGLGSYGEVYRGDWHGTEVAVKRFLDQDITGESLAEFRSEVRIMKRVRHPNVVLFMGAVTRAPNLSIVTEFIPRGSLYRLLHRPNNQLDDRRRLRMALDAARGMNYLHSCTPMIVHRDLKSPNLLVDKNWVVKVCDFGLSRIKNSTFLSSRSTAGTAEWMAPEVLRNEPSDEKCDVYSFGVILWELSTLQQPWGGMNPMQVVGAVGFQHRSLDIPNDMDPAIADIIRKCWQTDPRLRPTFAEIMAALKLLQKPITGPQVPRPNSALRSGH; this is translated from the exons ATGACCGAGTCCACATCAGACAAGATGCCTTCTCTTGTTGATTTGCAAGCAACACCAGTCTCAGGTGGTGTCACCTGGGAAGCAGTGCTGGTCAATAGGGCCGCTGACGCTAAtttgttgaaacttgaaaagaaGGCACTAGAGATTGCTGTCAAGTCAAGGTCAGAATCTCAAGTTTTCATAGGCGTGCGGAGGCTTGCTGTTTTAGTTTCTGATTACATGGGTGGATCAGTTGGGGATCCCAGCAACTTGTCAAGAGCATGGCGGAGTCTTAGCTACAGTTTGAGAGCAACCCTTGGTAGCATGGTTTTGCCACTTGGTTCTCTTACAATTGGCTTGCCTCGTCATCGTGCATTGATGTTCAAG GTTTTGGCTGATAGTGTTGGTATACCATGTCGGTTGGTAAAAGGGCATCTGTACACCGGTTCTGATGATGTGGCTATGAACTTTGTAAAGATTGATGATGGAAG GGAATACATTGTTGATCTAACTGCGGATCCTGGCACACTTATTCCTTCTGATGCAGCTGGATCACATATAGAATATGATGATTCATTCTTTTCTTCCAGTCCTTTTTCTAGAGACATTGACTCTTATCGTATAGCTTCTTCTAGTAGTGGACACACAAGTTCATTTGAAGAACATTCAGAATTAGGGACATTGGAAAAGAGATTCAGATCGAGAAATATTGCTGCTTTAGGGAACCAATCTGATGTTAGAGGTGACTCTCATGAGGGTGCTAGTTTAACTAAGCCGAGCAAAGGTGAAGAAGAATCTACAATTTCCTTGAATGATTTTGGAAAAATTTCCATTGCTGAGAAGGTGCCAGTGCAGGAACTTCCTGGCAGACCTATTTACCCTTCTTCACATGCACGCTCTCCTTCTTGGACTGAAGGTGTTAGTTCTCCTTCCGTGCGTAGAATGAAAGTGAAAGATGTTTCACAATATATGATAGATGCTGCAAAAGAGAATCCACAGTTAGCCCAGAAACTTCATGATGTGTTACTTGAAAGTGGTGTTGTTGCGCCTCCTAATTTGTTTACTGAGATTTATGCTGAACAGTTAAATGCGTCTACTGCTGAGGCCACGTCCCCAACAGAAGACAAGGATGGTCACAAAAAGAGGACTGAAATCCGATATGTGAAGGATCAAGATGAACTTGTTCCTGCTCGATTTTTTCCTCTACTGCCTCCTAATGAACTGCCATATAAATCCAGTTCACCTGGTAATCAACCTGAGCAATCTAAACCTGTGGAAGGTTTAGGTGTCAAACATCCTTTTGATACAAAGGAGATCACTGGACTACCCATATCATTGCAGTCTGAAGTTACTCCTGTGAAATATGTAAAAAAGGTTCCTGtagctgcagcagcagcagctgctgctgctgttgttgcatCTTCTATGGTTGTTGCTGCAGCAAAGTCAAGTACTGACTCAAACCTTGAACTACCTGTAGCAGCTGCTGCCACTGCCACTGCTGCAGCAGTGATGGCAACCACTGCAGCTGTCAACAAGCAATATGAGCAGGGTGCACGAAGTGATGGAGATGCAGATAGTGCTGGTTATGAGCCACACGGAAGTGGGGACAAGGGAAGTGGGGGCCGTGGCAGTGGGGGCCGTGGCAGTGGAGGCCGTGGCAGTGGCGGCCGAGAACACAAAGCTTTAGTTGTCAATTCAGAAGGTGAGAGAATATCCGACAGATTGGCTGTCAATGATCGCTCAAAATCTGATGCTGGACTGGATGATGTTGCAGAGTGTGAGATTCCATGGGAGGAAATTACCTTGGGTGAACGAATTGGACTTG GATCATATGGAGAGGTATATCGTGGAGACTGGCATGGAACT GAAGTTGCTGTGAAGAGGTTCCTAGACCAAGATATTACGGGTGAATCTCTTGCAGAATTCAGAAGTGAG GTTCGAATCATGAAGAGAGTCAGGCATCCCAATGTGGTTCTCTTCATGGGAGCAGTAACTCGTGCCCCTAATCTTTCAATTGTTACAGAGTTTATTCCTAG AGGTAGTTTGTATAGATTACTTCACCGGCCTAACAATCAATTGGATGATCGTAGGCGTTTGAGGATGGCTCTTGATGCT GCTCGAGGAATGAATTATTTACACAGCTGCACCCCAATGATAGTACACCGTGATTTGAAGTCCCCAAATCTTCTGGTTGATAAAAACTGGGTAGTGAAG GTATGTGATTTTGGGTTATCGAGGATAAAGAACAGCACATTTCTATCTTCAAGATCAACAGCAGGAACG GCAGAGTGGATGGCCCCAGAAGTGCTAAGAAATGAACCTTCAGATGAAAA GTGCGATGTTTATAGTTTTGGTGTTATTTTATGGGAGCTCTCTACTTTGCAACAACCATGGGGTGGAATGAACCCAATGCAAGTTGTTGGTGCGGTTGGATTTCAACATCGCAGTCTTGACATTCCAAATGATATGGATCCTGCAATTGCTGATATAATTAGGAAGTGCTGGCAGAC AGATCCAAGATTGAGGCCAACATTTGCAGAAATCATGGCTGCGCTGAAGCTATTGCAGAAGCCTATAACTGGTCCACAAGTGCCTAGACCAAATTCAGCGTTGAGAAGTGGGCATTAG
- the LOC133678787 gene encoding probable serine/threonine-protein kinase SIS8 isoform X4: MKNFLKKLHIMPNQSQDAEGSNSSRGHKSSNESSSDNKFLHSRLQENKPFSGLSNWLSSVANRKSPSPPSSNVTRGERVEQPESISSSGFDVSEGARRDSVSSTSRDPDVEEEFQIQLALELSAREDPEAVQIEAVKQISLGSCAPEHTLAELIAYRFMRASQNYNALSYDDKVLDGFYDLYGIMTESTSDKMPSLVDLQATPVSGGVTWEAVLVNRAADANLLKLEKKALEIAVKSRSESQVFIGVRRLAVLVSDYMGGSVGDPSNLSRAWRSLSYSLRATLGSMVLPLGSLTIGLPRHRALMFKVLADSVGIPCRLVKGHLYTGSDDVAMNFVKIDDGREYIVDLTADPGTLIPSDAAGSHIEYDDSFFSSSPFSRDIDSYRIASSSSGHTSSFEEHSELGTLEKRFRSRNIAALGNQSDVRGDSHEGASLTKPSKGEEESTISLNDFGKISIAEKVPVQELPGRPIYPSSHARSPSWTEGVSSPSVRRMKVKDVSQYMIDAAKENPQLAQKLHDVLLESGVVAPPNLFTEIYAEQLNASTAEATSPTEDKDGHKKRTEIRYVKDQDELVPARFFPLLPPNELPYKSSSPGNQPEQSKPVEGLGVKHPFDTKEITGLPISLQSEVTPVKYVKKVPVAAAAAAAAAVVASSMVVAAAKSSTDSNLELPVAAAATATAAAVMATTAAVNKQYEQGARSDGDADSAGYEPHGSGDKGSGGRGSGGRGSGGRGSGGREHKALVVNSEGERISDRLAVNDRSKSDAGLDDVAECEIPWEEITLGERIGLGSYGEVYRGDWHGTEVAVKRFLDQDITGESLAEFRSEVRIMKRVRHPNVVLFMGAVTRAPNLSIVTEFIPRGSLYRLLHRPNNQLDDRRRLRMALDAARGMNYLHSCTPMIVHRDLKSPNLLVDKNWVVKVCDFGLSRIKNSTFLSSRSTAGTVRCL; encoded by the exons ATGAAGAACTTTCTTAAGAAGCTTCATATCATGCCCAATCAATCACAGGATGCAGAGGGGTCGAATTCTTCAAGAGGCCATAAGTCCAGTAATGAATCATCCTCTGATAATAAGTTTCTGCATTCTAGGTTGCAGGAGAATAAGCCCTTTTCGGGTCTTTCAAATTGGTTAAGTTCAGTTGCTAATAGGAAAAGTCCTAGCCCACCATCTTCAAATGTGACTAGAGGAGAGAGGGTGGAGCAACCGGAGTCGATTAGTAGTAGTGGTTTTGATGTTTCAGAAGGTGCAAGGCGTGATTCAGTGTCTTCCACCTCCAGGGATCCTGATGTTGAGGAGGAGTTTCAGATACAGCTTGCTTTGGAGTTGAGTGCAAGAGAGGATCCTGAGGCAGTCCAGATTGAGGCTGTTAAGCAAATAAGCTTGGGCTCTTGTGCACCTGAGCATACTCTTGCCGAACTCATTGCTTATCG ATTTATGCGTGCTTCACAGAATTACAATGCTCTTAGCTATGATGACAAGGTCTTGGATGGTTTTTATGATCTCTATGGTATCATGACCGAGTCCACATCAGACAAGATGCCTTCTCTTGTTGATTTGCAAGCAACACCAGTCTCAGGTGGTGTCACCTGGGAAGCAGTGCTGGTCAATAGGGCCGCTGACGCTAAtttgttgaaacttgaaaagaaGGCACTAGAGATTGCTGTCAAGTCAAGGTCAGAATCTCAAGTTTTCATAGGCGTGCGGAGGCTTGCTGTTTTAGTTTCTGATTACATGGGTGGATCAGTTGGGGATCCCAGCAACTTGTCAAGAGCATGGCGGAGTCTTAGCTACAGTTTGAGAGCAACCCTTGGTAGCATGGTTTTGCCACTTGGTTCTCTTACAATTGGCTTGCCTCGTCATCGTGCATTGATGTTCAAG GTTTTGGCTGATAGTGTTGGTATACCATGTCGGTTGGTAAAAGGGCATCTGTACACCGGTTCTGATGATGTGGCTATGAACTTTGTAAAGATTGATGATGGAAG GGAATACATTGTTGATCTAACTGCGGATCCTGGCACACTTATTCCTTCTGATGCAGCTGGATCACATATAGAATATGATGATTCATTCTTTTCTTCCAGTCCTTTTTCTAGAGACATTGACTCTTATCGTATAGCTTCTTCTAGTAGTGGACACACAAGTTCATTTGAAGAACATTCAGAATTAGGGACATTGGAAAAGAGATTCAGATCGAGAAATATTGCTGCTTTAGGGAACCAATCTGATGTTAGAGGTGACTCTCATGAGGGTGCTAGTTTAACTAAGCCGAGCAAAGGTGAAGAAGAATCTACAATTTCCTTGAATGATTTTGGAAAAATTTCCATTGCTGAGAAGGTGCCAGTGCAGGAACTTCCTGGCAGACCTATTTACCCTTCTTCACATGCACGCTCTCCTTCTTGGACTGAAGGTGTTAGTTCTCCTTCCGTGCGTAGAATGAAAGTGAAAGATGTTTCACAATATATGATAGATGCTGCAAAAGAGAATCCACAGTTAGCCCAGAAACTTCATGATGTGTTACTTGAAAGTGGTGTTGTTGCGCCTCCTAATTTGTTTACTGAGATTTATGCTGAACAGTTAAATGCGTCTACTGCTGAGGCCACGTCCCCAACAGAAGACAAGGATGGTCACAAAAAGAGGACTGAAATCCGATATGTGAAGGATCAAGATGAACTTGTTCCTGCTCGATTTTTTCCTCTACTGCCTCCTAATGAACTGCCATATAAATCCAGTTCACCTGGTAATCAACCTGAGCAATCTAAACCTGTGGAAGGTTTAGGTGTCAAACATCCTTTTGATACAAAGGAGATCACTGGACTACCCATATCATTGCAGTCTGAAGTTACTCCTGTGAAATATGTAAAAAAGGTTCCTGtagctgcagcagcagcagctgctgctgctgttgttgcatCTTCTATGGTTGTTGCTGCAGCAAAGTCAAGTACTGACTCAAACCTTGAACTACCTGTAGCAGCTGCTGCCACTGCCACTGCTGCAGCAGTGATGGCAACCACTGCAGCTGTCAACAAGCAATATGAGCAGGGTGCACGAAGTGATGGAGATGCAGATAGTGCTGGTTATGAGCCACACGGAAGTGGGGACAAGGGAAGTGGGGGCCGTGGCAGTGGGGGCCGTGGCAGTGGAGGCCGTGGCAGTGGCGGCCGAGAACACAAAGCTTTAGTTGTCAATTCAGAAGGTGAGAGAATATCCGACAGATTGGCTGTCAATGATCGCTCAAAATCTGATGCTGGACTGGATGATGTTGCAGAGTGTGAGATTCCATGGGAGGAAATTACCTTGGGTGAACGAATTGGACTTG GATCATATGGAGAGGTATATCGTGGAGACTGGCATGGAACT GAAGTTGCTGTGAAGAGGTTCCTAGACCAAGATATTACGGGTGAATCTCTTGCAGAATTCAGAAGTGAG GTTCGAATCATGAAGAGAGTCAGGCATCCCAATGTGGTTCTCTTCATGGGAGCAGTAACTCGTGCCCCTAATCTTTCAATTGTTACAGAGTTTATTCCTAG AGGTAGTTTGTATAGATTACTTCACCGGCCTAACAATCAATTGGATGATCGTAGGCGTTTGAGGATGGCTCTTGATGCT GCTCGAGGAATGAATTATTTACACAGCTGCACCCCAATGATAGTACACCGTGATTTGAAGTCCCCAAATCTTCTGGTTGATAAAAACTGGGTAGTGAAG GTATGTGATTTTGGGTTATCGAGGATAAAGAACAGCACATTTCTATCTTCAAGATCAACAGCAGGAACG GTGCGATGTTTATAG